The window CGTTCTCTCGTATCCAAGATTATACTCATATGTCTAAGATTTACGCTAAAACGACGCCTTTCTGGCTTTTGCTGCGCCCTCTACCTCCGATgctgaaattaatattaaaaaattaaatgaaaataactgcCATCTCTGACTGTACTAACAATGAATTGATATGGATATTATTTAAGTATACATTGTCGATAAATGTAATTTCTGCTACTGTCTGAGAAAACATTGAATAAGTTAAGAATAGAAGGTATTTTGAATGACTCTGTTTTAATCTGTATGGGTTTACAAAACACACatctatatatttgtttatacagTGTAATGGATATTACTAATCCAACTCCACAAGATCtgcaaagaaaattatattttttggttGAACAACTTCAGCATATGGCCGGAGAACTTCCACCGAAATATCAAATGAGACTTCCTTATGAACTATTGTCTGCTTTGGCAAATTCCCTATTAAATGATACCATTTTCGAAATTGTCAAAGGTTTAATGGAAATACAGCATGTTACGGAAAAACATCTTTTTCAACAAAGACTGCAACTGCTAAACCAACAGAAAATTGAAGCTCAAGAAACATTGTCAAACGTAATAACGGATGAGGaaagaattgaaataaaaactgctctatataaaaaacacaaagaagaattaaaacaaACTGATATGAAACTAGTATTACAATTGGATCAAAAAGTATCAGATCAACAAAGTATATTAGAAAAAGCTGGTGTACCTGGGTTTT is drawn from Vespa crabro chromosome 10, iyVesCrab1.2, whole genome shotgun sequence and contains these coding sequences:
- the LOC124427483 gene encoding gonadal protein gdl → MDITNPTPQDLQRKLYFLVEQLQHMAGELPPKYQMRLPYELLSALANSLLNDTIFEIVKGLMEIQHVTEKHLFQQRLQLLNQQKIEAQETLSNVITDEERIEIKTALYKKHKEELKQTDMKLVLQLDQKVSDQQSILEKAGVPGFYVTNNPIEIQVQMRLCDFIIRLSKMEVPS